Part of the Spinacia oleracea cultivar Varoflay chromosome 5, BTI_SOV_V1, whole genome shotgun sequence genome, GAATGATAATTTAGTTTAAATATGTCGCAATTGGTACGACGCATTGATATAAGAttgatttaaataaattaataaaacgtgGCCAGCCGAATCCGACCATAATCCTCCAACAGTCCAACCAAGAAACACAATTACACAACGTTCCAACTTTAGAGTTTCGTTCTAACATGCCAAAATGCACCTCATTGCTCATTGCTCATTGAGTCATTGTCTTTCACATTATGTTACGTACTCGTACCGATCTTTCGTCTACTTTgattttcgtaatttattttatatttccaTATCTATAGTCATATTTTAAAATAGGATAATTTGCATATTAGGATTTCATGTTTCATATTtttgaatatttattttttaaaattatcatTTACATTCATTCTTTGCATTTCTCCTCCTTAATGAGATGGTATTGTCtcttaaaattaatttaatcttcaAATTTCTATTTCATTAGACCACTAGAAGTCTAAAACGAAAAGAATACTGAATACTATTCTTGAAATCTCTCCTTTTAATACCCTCCTAGCTCCAAAATCTCTCCTCCAACGCCACCGCGAACCCCACCGGATTCTACAGCACCTCAGTCTACGACAGAACCCTTAAGAATACCTTTAACGCGTACTTCCTCTGTCGCGGAAATCTAAACAATACTGCTTGCCATACCTGCGTGTCGACCGCGGTAACAAACAAATCAAGCTGCCCCTGGAGCGTAAGAGAAACAATATATTACAACAAATGTATTATCAGGTACTCTAATGACTCTCTAAGTGGAGTATTGGCCTTAACCCCATCTTATTCCGAGCAAACTGGGGGTACACCTGAAAATAGATCGAGATGATTGGGAACAACTATTAGGGAACACCTTTCACCCTTTGGCGTCTCAAGCTGCAAATGATCCAACAGGACGAAAGTATGCGGCGACAACGGTTAGATATAAATATATAACGTGTTAACAACATTGTATGCTATGGCGCAATGTAAACCTGACTTAAGCTTGATTGATTGTCAAAATTGCTTGAATAATCAAATCTCCAACCTTCAAATGAGGGCTGGTGAGAGTTATTACACTCCAGTCTGTTTTATTAGACACGAGATATATCCCTTTTTCGAGGGTGCTGATTCTTTGCCACCTACAAATGTCAATAATACCGGGATCAGTAGCAATGGTAAGTTACGTAATCCTTAGTAAGGGAATAGGGACCGACCTTATTTTCTAAcaatttgtttttaatttattgAATTGAAAATCTTGTACAGTTGTACGTGCAGGGAAGAATATATCAAGCAGCTTGATCATAGGAATTGTTGCTGCTGCAGCTGCAGCTGTTATTTCGGCGATATTATCTCTTGTAGTCATGTTTTTAATCATGAATAACAAGGTTAACAAGTGTTACGGGTCGTTTTGTACCGCACGTATCGTGGTCGGTTCCTACATTCAAGGAGCCATCATCCCCACTTCATGCTTGTTGGACAAGGTCAAGGAAGCTAACAAGGATCAAGCGAACAGTTAGAGAAGATCAAGCGATCAGGTGAGAAGATCGTGGAGGCGGTTGAGAGTATCATGGAACAACTAACAACATGATTCCGTCTTCTATGCTAGACCTAGTACTATATAAAGATCACCACTCTACAATGATAAGGGACGGCCGAGACCTACGATAAAATCCACACTTCTCCATTATCTATACCTCCGTCTAAAGATAAGCCCAACTACTTACTACTATTGCCTTTCCCATAATCCAGTAACAATGAAGCCAACTAATCCCCATTCTTACCATATGATCCTTCCCGTAACTCATACAACAAAGATAAAAAAAAGTCCCTTTGTCTTCCACATGGACTTTCCACTACCAATTGCTAATCTTTATTATCCATATGTAGACAATATACAATAGATCAAAGAGCTTCTTCTAATACTTTTTCCTCCGCCGAATTACAAAGATATTACTTCAAGTATTATCTCTGGCTATATTTCCACATACGCAAATATacattgtacttgtattcaTCTAGGCTATTTATGCGGACAACATAGTagattggtggactcattgccacgcgcggtttttatcccttttgggttttccgcgtcaccgtCTCTTGTgtcgtctctctttattttttgtcatttatttcctgtcatttgagtactttattttatctagtcgtctatgtcccaaccaaaggtcgtccattcgaaatttggcataaacagtttggcgccgtctatGGGGAAGATGGCTAGATTTATCTTCAAACACATATCCACAAATATCCTCCCAAACACAATATCCGACCCACTTGCGCTCACCAATAAAGTTATCGCCAGGCGAGAGATTGTTGTCATACTGTGTCACCACCATGAGATAGAGCTACGTCAGGGCACATGTCGTCGACAtgacaggtgtcgtcgacgggtcaggtgtcgtcgcgggtcaggtgtcgtcggcgggtcaggtgtcgtcgacgggtcaggcgccgtcgacggtcaggtgtcgtc contains:
- the LOC130461139 gene encoding cysteine-rich receptor-like protein kinase 18 — encoded protein: MAQCKPDLSLIDCQNCLNNQISNLQMRAGESYYTPVCFIRHEIYPFFEGADSLPPTNVNNTGISSNVVRAGKNISSSLIIGIVAAAAAAVISAILSLVVMFLIMNNKVNKCYGSFCTARIVVGSYIQGAIIPTSCLLDKVKEANKDQANS